The stretch of DNA TTATTCAGGCGCTATATTAGAGGTGTGTATGAGGAAGCTAGTTTTCTACCCTGAGATTGTTGGTTTtattgaagaagagaaagaaaagttCCCTAGTGTTAACGTTCAGTACATTTTCAACTCACCGCCCAAGTTGATCATGTTGGATGAAGATGGTGAACATAAGGAAACCATAAGGTATGATTGCATTGTCCCTCTTTGTCCCGGCACTGTCAAGTTAATTTAATATGTTCATGTTAGCATGGTAGATAAATGTGTAGTTGTAACTATCAAATGAAAATTGGGATTTTGGAGCTTGATGTTGTCTTCATGGAGCATTAGTAGATTGAGTCTAGTGATGTGTTTCTCATC from Brassica oleracea var. oleracea cultivar TO1000 unplaced genomic scaffold, BOL UnpScaffold04062, whole genome shotgun sequence encodes:
- the LOC106321941 gene encoding uncharacterized protein LOC106321941 gives rise to the protein SGAILEVCMRKLVFYPEIVGFIEEEKEKFPSVNVQYIFNSPPKLIMLDEDGEHKETIRIDNWKREHLLQYMREKVKATSASL